The sequence below is a genomic window from Sphingobacterium sp. ML3W.
AAAAACGTTGGAGGATGACCATTTTCCACTTGTTTTCTCCGGTGACCATTCTTCTGCCATTGGGACTATTTCTGGAATAAAGGCTGCATTTCCTCATAAGACTTTAGGCATCATTTGGATCGATGCACATGCTGATATACATTCTCCCTATACAACACCTTCAGGTAATATGCATGGGATGCCTTTGGCTGCAACTATGGATGAAGACAACCTATCATGTGCGGTGAATGCTATTGACGAGGACACAAAGAAATATTGGCATAAGTTAAAAGAGATTGGGGGAAAGGTAGGGAAGTTTAAATCCAAAAATCTCGTTTATTTTGGTGTTCGCGATACCGAAGAACCAGAGGATATTTTGATGCGTGAACTGGAAGTGAAAAATTATACGGTAGATGAGGTACGAAATAAAACAGTGAGCTGTTGTGTAATCGAAGTATTGCAGAAACTAGAAAATTGCGATATGATCTATGTTTCTTTTGATGTGGATAGCATGGATAGCGAACTGATCTCTAATGGAACCGGTACACCTGTGCCCAAGGGTTTCTTTCCAACAGAAATTGTGGCTCTTCTTGAAGGGATTTTAAGTGCTAAAAAAGTCGTTTGTTTTGAAATAGTAGAGGTTAATCCGCTATTGGACAATAAAGGGAATAAGGCTGCTGAGGTTGCTTTTGATATTTTGGAAAAAGTAACAAAATCAATCGAACGAACGGTAAAACTGGTACATTAAATATGTTTGGAAAACAATTTACAGGTATCGCTCACTTATGATTCGAGTATTTATAAATAGATGAAAAAAAGGATGAATACTTATTATTCATCCTTTTTTATGTACTAATGTGCCTGACTATCTACTTCAAATATTCCAAAAACGTTGTTATCGGTATCGATAAAATAACCCTGATAGCATCGTCCCGGTATCGCAAATTTAGGAAGCGCAACCTGTCCGCCCTTTTTTAAGATTAGAGCCGCTATTTTATCAAAATTTTCAACTTCCATGGAACAGGTAAATGCATTGGTTCCACAATGTGTCGGGGGAATAGCGGCTGGTCGTTGTAACAACCCGCCCATCATTCCTGCAGTTTCTATGCGATAGTATACAATTGGTAAATTTTCTTCTTTTGAAAACTTCCAGTCGAAAACTTGGGCATAAAATTCAATTAGTTTTTCCGGTTCCGTCGCTTGGATTTCAAAGTAAACAACAGTGTTTTTCATTACTGCATTTTTTTATTTCCTTCAAAGTGAACCATCCAAGAGATACCATATTTATCTTGAAATGATGCATATAATTCTGCCCAAAATTGTTCGCCTAAAGGCATTTCAATATTTTGGGCGCCAGCAGTAAGTTTAGCATATAAATCTTTCGCTTCTTCAGCTGTTTGAGTATCCAACATCAGATAAGCGTTGGTACCAGTTGTTGCCTTGTGTCCGAAACCTTCAATACAATCAGACCCCATCAGCATGACCGTATCATTGATTTTGATTGCCGTATGCATTACTTTATTAGCAGCATCGG
It includes:
- a CDS encoding arginase, coding for MKRSIKIIKNRSDIGAGTRGSDLGIDAIEIAAINKGSQYFHDYPFVDVKTRNDAIYDRTLYPFAKRIKQVLKQCREVASVVEKTLEDDHFPLVFSGDHSSAIGTISGIKAAFPHKTLGIIWIDAHADIHSPYTTPSGNMHGMPLAATMDEDNLSCAVNAIDEDTKKYWHKLKEIGGKVGKFKSKNLVYFGVRDTEEPEDILMRELEVKNYTVDEVRNKTVSCCVIEVLQKLENCDMIYVSFDVDSMDSELISNGTGTPVPKGFFPTEIVALLEGILSAKKVVCFEIVEVNPLLDNKGNKAAEVAFDILEKVTKSIERTVKLVH
- a CDS encoding VOC family protein: MKNTVVYFEIQATEPEKLIEFYAQVFDWKFSKEENLPIVYYRIETAGMMGGLLQRPAAIPPTHCGTNAFTCSMEVENFDKIAALILKKGGQVALPKFAIPGRCYQGYFIDTDNNVFGIFEVDSQAH
- a CDS encoding VOC family protein: MAILHAYLNFNGNCEEAFEFYQSVFNAPSLGVYRFGDMPADPNFPTPADAANKVMHTAIKINDTVMLMGSDCIEGFGHKATTGTNAYLMLDTQTAEEAKDLYAKLTAGAQNIEMPLGEQFWAELYASFQDKYGISWMVHFEGNKKMQ